One genomic window of Tenacibaculum tangerinum includes the following:
- a CDS encoding cell division protein ZapA, with amino-acid sequence MEKIKVNVVIAGRTYPLSVNSVDEEEGLRKAAKNINELIAKFEQSYAVADKQDVLAMSALQFASKAEIVSLKNTKENTEVLQKINELTNLLENHL; translated from the coding sequence ATGGAAAAAATAAAAGTTAATGTAGTAATAGCTGGTAGAACATATCCTTTAAGTGTGAATAGTGTTGACGAAGAAGAAGGATTACGCAAAGCAGCAAAAAATATTAACGAATTAATAGCCAAGTTTGAACAAAGTTATGCGGTAGCAGATAAGCAAGATGTATTAGCAATGAGTGCGTTGCAATTTGCATCAAAAGCAGAAATAGTATCGTTAAAAAATACTAAAGAAAATACCGAAGTATTGCAAAAGATAAATGAATTGACTAACTTGCTAGAAAATCATTTATAA
- a CDS encoding M23 family metallopeptidase, which translates to MKLYFSIILWLFVVCGFAQNQYPRNYFSNPLKIPTVFAGTFGELRSNHFHSGVDIKTQGKENIPIYAPADGYVSRIKVQQYGFGKALYITHPNGYTTVYAHLKRFEPKIQQYVKQIQYNKEKYATGNLFPKPDVFPVKKGQIIGYTGDTGSSGGPHLHYEIRDTKTEHIINPMLFGLTAEDDKKPTIQKLMAYPLSDDARINNSFLESTISFKEKESGNYVAERITASGTIGFGISVFDRLNGALNKNGIYSLEMKVNGKRVYYHDVETFSFAESKYINLLIDYKHYKKYRTRVQRTYKVNANRLSLYEDLVNSGKVHIENGANYTIEIIAKDFKHNTSKMRIPVKGTVSNLVFKQKDTTNYKIIAANFNKFHQKNVTIAFPKNTFYEDCFIDFKVENGIAKVHDATIPLDKRYTLTFETSFLTEEQKQQVYIANVTNPKYPRYTSTRKKIDKVYTTTKLLGSYELRFDTEKPTIQLYNFNDNQWISKNKTLKVKIKDTQTGIKNYHATIDGEWILMEYNHKKGILTYDFNDKKLVGSKHIFKLVVSDNVGNTETISATFFKK; encoded by the coding sequence TTGAAACTTTATTTTTCTATTATTTTATGGCTATTTGTGGTTTGCGGATTTGCTCAAAATCAGTATCCTAGAAATTACTTTTCAAACCCTCTAAAAATTCCTACTGTATTTGCAGGTACTTTTGGCGAACTGCGCAGTAATCACTTTCATTCAGGAGTAGATATTAAAACACAGGGTAAAGAAAATATTCCTATTTATGCTCCTGCAGATGGGTATGTTTCGCGCATTAAAGTGCAACAATATGGTTTTGGCAAGGCTTTGTACATCACCCACCCTAACGGATACACTACTGTATACGCACATCTAAAACGTTTTGAACCAAAAATTCAACAATATGTAAAGCAAATTCAATACAACAAAGAAAAGTACGCTACGGGGAATCTTTTTCCTAAACCGGATGTGTTTCCTGTAAAAAAAGGGCAAATTATAGGCTATACTGGTGATACTGGAAGTTCTGGGGGACCTCATTTACATTATGAAATTAGAGACACTAAAACAGAGCATATTATCAACCCTATGCTTTTTGGTCTTACTGCTGAAGATGATAAAAAACCCACCATTCAAAAATTAATGGCATACCCATTAAGCGACGATGCTAGAATTAACAACTCTTTCCTAGAATCTACTATTTCTTTTAAAGAAAAAGAGAGTGGTAACTATGTTGCTGAAAGGATTACGGCTAGTGGTACTATTGGTTTTGGTATAAGTGTTTTTGATCGATTGAATGGTGCTTTAAATAAAAATGGCATTTACAGCTTAGAAATGAAGGTAAATGGCAAGCGTGTGTATTATCACGATGTTGAAACTTTTTCTTTTGCTGAAAGTAAATACATCAATTTGTTAATCGATTATAAGCACTATAAAAAATACAGAACTAGGGTACAGAGAACATATAAAGTAAACGCAAACAGACTGAGCCTATACGAAGATTTAGTAAATAGCGGAAAGGTTCATATTGAAAACGGAGCCAACTATACGATTGAAATTATAGCCAAAGACTTTAAACACAACACGTCAAAAATGCGAATACCCGTTAAAGGAACTGTAAGTAACTTAGTATTCAAACAAAAAGACACCACAAATTATAAAATTATAGCAGCTAACTTTAATAAATTCCATCAAAAAAATGTAACTATTGCCTTTCCTAAAAACACCTTTTACGAAGATTGTTTCATCGATTTTAAGGTTGAAAATGGCATTGCTAAAGTGCACGATGCCACCATTCCTTTAGACAAACGTTATACACTCACTTTTGAAACTTCTTTTTTAACTGAAGAACAAAAGCAACAGGTATACATCGCCAACGTTACCAATCCAAAATATCCTAGATACACTTCAACAAGAAAAAAAATAGATAAAGTATACACCACTACGAAGCTTTTAGGCAGTTATGAGTTACGTTTTGATACAGAAAAACCTACTATACAACTGTACAATTTTAACGATAACCAATGGATTTCTAAAAATAAAACCTTAAAGGTTAAAATTAAAGATACCCAAACGGGTATTAAGAATTACCATGCAACTATTGATGGTGAATGGATTTTAATGGAGTATAATCATAAAAAAGGTATTCTTACCTACGATTTTAATGATAAAAAGTTGGTAGGTAGCAAACATATTTTTAAACTTGTAGTCTCTGACAATGTGGGAAATACTGAAACCATTTCTGCTACATTTTTTAAAAAGTAA
- a CDS encoding TonB-dependent receptor, which yields MKKLILLLVFPSLVFSQQTATVKGIITNKFNTPIEGVAISYLSKGTTTNANGMYQFTIPTRKTVTVTFTHVSYKTLVKKFTSRGKKNFNFSPTLQIKSQELEEVIVKNQQKEAQGITKIKTEKVKNILGANAGVENILMTLPGVSNNNELSTQYNVRGGNFDENLVYVNGIEVYRPFLIRSGQQEGLSFTNPHMIQNISFSAGGFQAKYGDKLSSVLDITYRKPTDFGIQLDLSLLGGSFTIEDVFANNKLSAIIGVRYRDNSLFVNSKQTEVNFRPQFTDVQSFLSYQATDKLTLNFLGNFSLNNYNYKPITRKTRFGTLTDPLELIVFYQGQEQDRFQTLFGALSADYQMNDNLKLTGTISSFNTQEEEYFDIAAAYAIGEVNSNLGSENFGEVDFFQGIGSQINHARNDLDALINTIQLKATLRDGDNEWKAGMKYQTENIKDRIREWEVIDSLGFSVRPPHHTPNNQPYEPFTGPIEPYRNVRADNETDINRITGFLQFSRKTTWNDHQVWLNLGVRSHYWTVKTASTDTYSQTIFSPRAQFAIKPDWESDMLFRISGGWYAQPPFYRELRDYDGQVQPKVKAQKSIHIVAGNEFSFNLWERPFKLVTEIYYKDLTDVNAYSVDNVRIRYRADNVTDAYAYGLDVRLNGEFVPGNDSWVSVGYLKTEENINNRGFIARPTDQRFKLGVLFQDYVPNLPDLKAYLNLVYNTGLPGGAPAYADVYQFQNRLNDYKRADVGISYVFADANKQYKTGFLRSFKELTAGLELFNIFDIRNSNTNTWVRDAYSKNQYGIPNYMTGRVLNFKVGMQF from the coding sequence TTGAAAAAACTCATTCTTTTATTAGTATTTCCTTCACTCGTTTTTTCGCAGCAAACAGCTACCGTAAAAGGAATCATTACCAATAAATTCAACACTCCGATTGAAGGAGTCGCAATTTCTTATCTATCAAAAGGAACAACTACCAATGCTAATGGAATGTACCAATTTACTATTCCTACACGAAAAACAGTAACTGTTACATTTACTCATGTTTCTTATAAAACTTTAGTGAAAAAATTTACCTCAAGGGGTAAAAAAAACTTTAATTTTTCACCCACATTACAAATTAAAAGTCAAGAATTAGAAGAAGTAATTGTAAAAAACCAACAAAAGGAAGCACAGGGCATTACCAAGATAAAAACTGAAAAAGTAAAAAATATACTCGGTGCCAATGCTGGAGTTGAAAACATCTTAATGACACTACCTGGGGTAAGTAATAACAACGAACTAAGCACCCAATACAATGTTCGTGGCGGTAATTTTGATGAAAACTTGGTATATGTAAACGGAATCGAAGTATATCGCCCATTTTTAATTCGCTCGGGTCAACAAGAAGGATTGAGTTTTACCAATCCACACATGATTCAGAACATTAGCTTTTCTGCCGGTGGTTTTCAAGCAAAATACGGTGATAAATTATCTTCTGTGTTAGACATCACCTATCGCAAACCTACTGACTTTGGAATTCAATTAGACCTCAGCTTATTAGGGGGAAGTTTTACTATTGAAGATGTTTTTGCCAACAATAAACTAAGTGCTATCATAGGTGTTCGCTATCGTGATAATAGTTTATTTGTAAATAGTAAGCAGACTGAAGTAAACTTCAGGCCTCAGTTTACAGATGTGCAATCGTTTTTAAGCTACCAAGCTACTGATAAACTTACATTAAACTTCTTAGGCAACTTCTCGCTAAACAATTACAACTATAAACCAATTACTCGTAAAACTCGATTTGGCACCTTAACAGACCCTTTAGAATTGATTGTTTTTTATCAAGGTCAAGAACAAGATCGTTTTCAAACGTTGTTCGGAGCTTTGTCTGCTGACTATCAAATGAATGACAACCTAAAATTAACGGGTACAATTTCATCTTTTAATACACAAGAAGAAGAATATTTTGATATTGCTGCAGCTTATGCCATAGGAGAAGTAAATAGCAACCTCGGTTCTGAAAATTTTGGAGAGGTTGATTTTTTTCAAGGCATTGGTTCACAAATTAATCACGCACGTAACGATTTAGATGCCTTAATAAATACCATTCAATTAAAAGCAACGTTAAGAGATGGCGACAATGAATGGAAAGCAGGTATGAAATACCAAACAGAAAACATTAAAGATCGCATTCGTGAGTGGGAAGTAATCGATTCGTTAGGCTTTTCTGTTCGTCCGCCACATCACACCCCAAACAATCAACCCTACGAACCTTTTACAGGTCCTATAGAACCTTATAGAAATGTAAGAGCTGATAATGAAACAGACATCAATCGAATTACTGGTTTTTTACAATTTAGCAGAAAAACAACGTGGAACGATCATCAAGTATGGTTAAATCTCGGTGTTCGCTCTCATTATTGGACTGTAAAAACTGCTTCTACAGATACCTATTCTCAAACAATATTTAGTCCTAGAGCACAATTTGCCATTAAACCTGATTGGGAGAGTGACATGCTGTTTAGAATTTCTGGAGGATGGTATGCACAACCTCCTTTTTATAGGGAGTTACGTGATTATGACGGACAAGTTCAGCCCAAGGTAAAAGCACAAAAATCAATTCATATCGTTGCCGGAAATGAATTTAGTTTTAATCTGTGGGAACGTCCTTTTAAATTAGTTACTGAAATATATTATAAAGATTTAACCGATGTGAATGCCTATTCGGTAGACAATGTGCGTATTCGCTATCGTGCCGATAATGTTACTGATGCGTATGCATACGGATTGGATGTTCGACTCAATGGAGAGTTTGTTCCTGGTAACGATAGTTGGGTTAGTGTTGGCTATTTAAAAACGGAAGAAAACATAAATAACAGAGGATTTATTGCTAGGCCCACTGACCAACGTTTTAAACTTGGGGTACTTTTTCAAGATTATGTACCTAATTTACCTGATTTAAAAGCGTACTTAAATCTTGTTTACAACACAGGTTTACCAGGAGGTGCCCCTGCCTATGCCGATGTATATCAATTTCAAAATCGCTTGAACGATTACAAACGTGCCGATGTCGGAATTTCTTATGTTTTTGCCGATGCGAACAAGCAATATAAAACCGGATTTTTACGCAGTTTTAAAGAACTTACTGCTGGCCTAGAACTCTTTAACATTTTTGATATTCGCAACTCGAACACCAATACCTGGGTGCGTGATGCTTACAGTAAAAATCAATACGGCATTCCAAATTACATGACTGGTAGGGTATTGAATTTTAAAGTAGGAATGCAATTTTAA
- a CDS encoding Crp/Fnr family transcriptional regulator has protein sequence MINNFKKFIKQISPISDIEFEQTVSTFKKQTLNKGDFLVQQGKVCKQIAFINKGILRTFYLNDKAEETTSCFCTENNLTTSYKSFILQQPSTLSLQALEETELLIIDYDNLQKLYSTSIVWQTIGRVVAEREYIIMEKYASVLNNETAKKKYLRLLKEQPSVLQKAKIEDIASYLGITRRTLSRIRQEVSK, from the coding sequence TTGATTAATAATTTCAAAAAATTTATAAAACAAATAAGTCCAATTTCTGACATAGAATTTGAACAGACAGTTTCTACCTTTAAAAAGCAAACTTTAAATAAAGGTGATTTTCTTGTACAACAAGGAAAAGTTTGCAAACAAATTGCATTTATAAATAAAGGTATCTTAAGAACTTTTTATCTCAACGATAAAGCAGAAGAAACCACATCTTGCTTTTGCACCGAAAACAATTTAACAACTTCTTACAAAAGTTTTATACTTCAACAACCTTCTACTCTTTCTCTTCAAGCATTGGAAGAAACAGAACTTTTGATAATTGATTACGACAATTTACAAAAATTATATAGTACAAGTATTGTTTGGCAAACTATTGGTAGAGTAGTTGCGGAGAGAGAATATATTATTATGGAAAAGTATGCTTCGGTGCTTAATAACGAAACTGCCAAAAAAAAATATTTAAGACTTCTAAAAGAACAACCAAGTGTTCTACAAAAAGCAAAAATAGAAGATATTGCTTCTTATTTGGGTATTACAAGGCGGACTTTATCAAGAATACGACAAGAAGTTTCTAAATAA
- a CDS encoding helix-turn-helix domain-containing protein, whose product MDFSILGITTIFILFTSFLLALFLLTVKTSNKKANTFLGIYFLVFAIHISVFFYHKYISLPPDLEMLRDHISFFTSPLLFLYIISSIYSDFKLKPKHLLHLLPFIIQILIFSPRFYFADISTRNFLLENLNNTIEGRLSIIFGLFIALFYLVAMFLELRKYKQLLLENYSNKSVFNYKWLYQLLVILSVIYCFSLLKQLYKLYGTDVEILNILRLTLTLFLLVFLTWIVLKSMYHPDLFRNISSEHRLAKKILIEDNILNKLEKDSSEDVNRLLEFMETEEPYLDATLTLQKLANKLELPNRDVSILINHNLNQHFFDFINQFRIKKAQSILQNPKNNQLTIQQIMYDVGFNSKSSFYTAFKKQTGVTPSEYRKTKDSISQTSDNKE is encoded by the coding sequence ATGGATTTTTCAATTTTAGGAATAACAACAATTTTTATATTATTTACTTCGTTTTTGTTAGCGTTATTTCTTTTAACAGTTAAAACATCTAACAAAAAAGCAAATACATTTTTAGGGATTTATTTTTTGGTTTTTGCAATTCATATTAGTGTTTTCTTTTACCATAAATATATTAGCCTACCACCAGATTTAGAAATGCTTCGTGACCATATTTCTTTTTTTACAAGCCCTTTGTTATTTTTATATATAATATCTTCTATATATTCAGATTTCAAATTAAAACCTAAACATCTATTACATTTATTGCCTTTTATAATCCAAATATTAATTTTTTCGCCAAGGTTTTATTTTGCAGATATAAGTACAAGAAATTTTTTACTTGAAAATTTAAACAATACTATAGAAGGAAGGTTATCTATAATTTTTGGGTTATTTATCGCTCTTTTTTATTTAGTTGCAATGTTTTTAGAATTAAGAAAATACAAACAATTACTATTAGAAAATTATTCAAATAAATCTGTTTTCAACTATAAATGGTTATATCAATTATTAGTGATATTAAGTGTTATTTATTGTTTTTCATTATTAAAACAACTTTATAAGCTATATGGAACTGATGTTGAGATTTTAAATATTTTAAGATTAACCCTTACTTTGTTTTTACTTGTTTTTTTAACTTGGATTGTTTTAAAAAGTATGTATCATCCAGACCTTTTTAGAAATATTAGTTCAGAGCATAGATTAGCAAAAAAAATTTTAATAGAAGATAACATACTCAATAAGTTAGAAAAGGATAGTAGTGAAGATGTTAATAGATTATTAGAGTTTATGGAAACCGAAGAACCTTACCTCGACGCTACTTTAACTTTACAAAAACTTGCGAATAAATTAGAATTACCAAATCGTGATGTTTCAATATTGATTAATCATAATTTGAATCAACATTTTTTCGACTTCATAAACCAATTTAGAATAAAAAAAGCGCAGAGTATTCTTCAAAATCCAAAAAACAATCAGTTAACCATACAACAAATTATGTATGATGTTGGGTTTAATTCTAAATCCTCTTTTTACACAGCTTTTAAAAAGCAAACAGGTGTAACCCCTTCTGAATATAGAAAAACCAAGGATTCGATATCGCAAACAAGCGATAATAAGGAGTAA
- a CDS encoding serine hydrolase domain-containing protein, with amino-acid sequence MKNLFLTLLSLFFICSSCKSQNRKSNKVIVDGNKSVEIYSDAIGKEIKQIIDKNAKELLKDSLINSLSIGLYINNVSFAFNYGELTKGKGDIPTNKTIYEIASVTKTFTGTLAAKAVLQEKLNLEEDIRTYLSQAYPNLEYKGNPIKVKHLLTHTSGLPGHVIALDTKINQNSNEIDFNKIVVAHENKKTKPLFLKVFPKLNLLKNQELYLVIQMLEQI; translated from the coding sequence ATGAAAAACTTATTTTTAACACTTTTGTCTCTATTCTTTATCTGTTCAAGTTGTAAATCTCAAAATAGAAAATCAAATAAAGTAATAGTAGACGGTAATAAATCAGTTGAGATTTATAGTGATGCAATCGGGAAAGAAATAAAGCAAATCATAGATAAAAACGCAAAAGAACTTTTAAAAGATTCTTTAATAAATTCTTTGTCTATTGGCCTATATATAAACAATGTTTCCTTTGCATTCAATTATGGAGAATTAACAAAAGGAAAAGGAGACATTCCAACAAATAAAACCATATATGAAATTGCTTCAGTTACAAAAACATTTACTGGCACATTAGCAGCAAAAGCTGTTTTGCAAGAGAAATTGAATCTAGAAGAAGATATAAGAACCTATTTATCTCAAGCATATCCTAATTTAGAATATAAAGGAAACCCCATTAAAGTTAAGCATTTACTAACTCATACTAGTGGATTACCAGGACATGTAATAGCTTTAGATACTAAAATAAATCAAAACTCAAATGAAATAGATTTTAATAAAATTGTGGTTGCTCACGAAAACAAAAAAACAAAACCCCTTTTTTTGAAAGTCTTTCCAAAATTAAACTTACTAAAAAACCAGGAACTATATTTAGTTATTCAAATGCTGGAACAAATTTAA
- a CDS encoding serine hydrolase domain-containing protein produces the protein MFSYSNAGTNLMGYILEKVYEEPFQKLIMNEVVAKAKMEDTYFNVPRNKRDRLANGYLLGKPMPETNLANTLWGAEGALKSTTSDILKYISHQFKNDKIVEESHKEIFEIDTDYWIGYFWWCIENQNYDLHYRHDGGISRAKNVLAIFPENKIGISIFTNESSVNVNQKLNDLMHNIYNELKK, from the coding sequence ATATTTAGTTATTCAAATGCTGGAACAAATTTAATGGGGTATATATTAGAAAAAGTATACGAAGAACCTTTTCAAAAGTTAATAATGAATGAAGTAGTCGCAAAGGCAAAAATGGAAGACACTTATTTCAATGTTCCTAGAAACAAACGAGATAGACTTGCAAATGGTTATCTATTAGGGAAACCAATGCCAGAAACTAATTTAGCCAATACGCTTTGGGGAGCAGAAGGTGCACTTAAATCTACCACTTCAGATATACTAAAATATATAAGTCATCAGTTTAAAAATGACAAAATTGTTGAAGAATCTCACAAAGAGATATTCGAAATTGATACTGATTATTGGATAGGTTATTTTTGGTGGTGTATAGAAAATCAAAATTACGATTTACACTATAGGCACGATGGCGGAATTTCTAGAGCAAAAAATGTATTAGCTATTTTCCCCGAAAATAAAATTGGTATTTCTATTTTCACTAATGAATCTTCCGTTAATGTGAATCAAAAGCTAAATGATTTGATGCATAATATTTATAACGAACTTAAAAAATAA
- a CDS encoding transposase: MEPVFGTLTQYMGLRKVNVRGIDGANKCMLMAGAAYNIKKLLKFLGKSTKTEAKAVAFVFWLKKVRYHLINFVLSSEKSKIRS, translated from the coding sequence GTGGAGCCTGTTTTTGGAACTCTCACGCAGTATATGGGCTTGCGCAAAGTAAATGTTAGGGGTATCGATGGGGCGAACAAGTGCATGCTCATGGCTGGGGCTGCATACAACATTAAAAAACTATTAAAATTCTTGGGTAAGTCTACTAAAACTGAGGCCAAAGCGGTTGCTTTTGTGTTTTGGTTAAAAAAAGTACGATATCACTTAATAAATTTCGTTTTAAGCTCAGAAAAAAGCAAAATAAGGAGTTAA
- a CDS encoding alpha/beta hydrolase-fold protein: MKIAILLLLFSISSITYGQKIDTLTFYSKAFQEERTVYLHKPEFYKYKSDSVKLPVIYLLDGQHEWFVNPILSDIKYLQYTHEIPNAIVAVVPHKNRNKECGIVDLKSELPLDAFITNELDKELLKKYNPSDIKVIIGHSFSASFSLYSYYNHPDYYTSVIANTPLDELELLVSSFQGNNKIEKSKISISIGGISGNKDYYHRKKYNELKEKHPDFFNSINIFEADYSAHNAVPIVSTSTLLTRVFQNFRDRYTHIAKVNEEYKLISVPETPENEVEKVISASKIGASFYPPELAEINGIASRYWNSDYNDITTEIYKLGIRYYPNYFEFYLSLYELTRDKDKEESREYLEKAESLLNRIESDWEGKKAIIEEIKAEKIKNGW; this comes from the coding sequence ATGAAGATTGCAATCTTGTTGTTATTATTTAGCATTTCTTCCATAACATATGGACAGAAAATAGACACTCTGACTTTTTATTCAAAAGCCTTTCAAGAAGAAAGAACTGTATATCTTCACAAACCAGAATTTTACAAATACAAATCGGATTCAGTAAAGCTTCCTGTAATCTATTTACTTGATGGACAACATGAATGGTTTGTTAACCCGATACTTTCAGACATAAAATATTTACAATATACGCATGAAATCCCCAATGCAATAGTTGCTGTTGTTCCTCATAAAAATCGGAATAAAGAATGTGGTATTGTAGATTTAAAAAGCGAATTACCACTTGATGCTTTTATAACGAACGAATTAGACAAAGAGCTATTAAAAAAGTATAACCCAAGTGATATAAAAGTAATTATTGGACACTCTTTTTCAGCATCATTTTCACTCTATTCATATTATAACCATCCAGACTACTACACTTCTGTAATAGCAAATACACCACTTGATGAATTGGAATTGTTGGTTAGCAGTTTTCAAGGGAATAATAAAATAGAAAAAAGTAAAATTTCTATAAGCATAGGTGGAATATCAGGGAACAAAGACTATTACCACCGGAAAAAATATAATGAACTAAAAGAAAAGCATCCAGACTTTTTTAATTCAATCAACATCTTTGAAGCCGATTATTCTGCACATAATGCTGTGCCAATTGTATCGACATCTACTCTTCTAACAAGAGTCTTTCAAAATTTTAGAGATAGATACACGCATATTGCAAAAGTCAATGAAGAATATAAATTGATTTCTGTACCCGAAACACCAGAAAATGAAGTTGAAAAGGTAATATCAGCATCAAAAATTGGAGCTTCTTTTTATCCACCTGAATTAGCAGAAATTAATGGAATTGCTTCAAGATACTGGAATAGCGATTATAATGATATAACTACAGAAATTTATAAATTGGGAATTAGATATTATCCTAATTATTTTGAGTTTTATTTGTCACTCTACGAACTAACTAGAGATAAGGACAAAGAAGAATCCAGAGAATACTTGGAAAAGGCAGAGTCACTTTTAAATAGGATTGAGAGTGATTGGGAAGGTAAAAAGGCAATTATTGAAGAAATAAAAGCTGAAAAAATAAAAAACGGCTGGTAA
- a CDS encoding 3' terminal RNA ribose 2'-O-methyltransferase Hen1: MLLNITTTHKPAIDLGYLLHKHPDKLQSIDLSIGKAHIFYPENSDERTTASLLLDIDPIDMVRGGRNLSGKGFSLGQYVNDRPYVASSFMSVAIAKAFSTAMNGKCSKKPELVDIKMPFEVTISVLPVPKGGEILIRKMFEPLGYKVVLERHILDNKFVNWGDSKYFTLKLNHTTTLQELLSHLYVMIPALDNDKHYYVSQNEIDKLLEKGKGWLSDHPEKEQITRRYLFNLNSLSRQALERLNDDDESKELQEETDLEEVKKKETLHQQRLSLVLSKLKESGAKSVLDLGCGEGKLIRMLLKEKQFSNITGMDVSYQELTKCKDRLHWDEMAPRQKERINLFQGALTYKDKRLEGFDAAAIVEVIEHLDENRLTSFERVVFECAKPKTVVLTTPNGEYNVLFENMEADTMRHTDHRFEWSRTEFETWAKKVAETNNYNVQFLPIGEEDKKVGAPSQMAIFEYGN, encoded by the coding sequence ATGTTACTAAACATAACTACGACACATAAACCAGCAATAGACTTAGGATATTTGTTGCATAAACATCCCGATAAATTGCAATCCATTGATTTGTCGATTGGAAAAGCACATATATTTTATCCTGAAAATTCAGATGAAAGAACTACCGCTTCCTTATTATTGGATATTGACCCAATTGATATGGTGAGAGGTGGCAGAAACTTATCAGGAAAAGGCTTTTCTCTTGGACAATACGTTAATGACAGACCTTATGTGGCTTCTTCATTTATGAGTGTTGCCATTGCTAAAGCGTTTTCAACCGCAATGAATGGTAAGTGTAGTAAAAAACCCGAATTGGTAGATATTAAAATGCCATTTGAAGTTACTATTTCAGTATTACCTGTCCCAAAAGGCGGAGAAATCCTTATTCGAAAGATGTTTGAACCTCTTGGTTATAAAGTGGTATTGGAAAGACATATTTTGGACAACAAATTCGTGAATTGGGGAGACAGTAAATATTTTACATTAAAACTAAATCACACCACTACTCTTCAAGAATTGTTGTCTCATTTATACGTAATGATTCCAGCACTGGACAATGACAAACATTATTATGTAAGTCAGAATGAGATTGATAAACTACTAGAAAAAGGAAAGGGTTGGCTATCTGACCATCCCGAAAAAGAACAAATTACAAGACGCTATCTTTTTAATCTTAACTCTCTTTCAAGACAGGCATTGGAGCGATTGAATGATGATGACGAATCAAAGGAGTTGCAGGAAGAAACAGATTTAGAGGAAGTAAAGAAAAAAGAGACTTTACATCAACAAAGATTGTCATTGGTTTTGAGTAAATTAAAAGAGTCAGGTGCTAAAAGCGTACTTGATTTAGGCTGTGGAGAAGGAAAACTCATTCGAATGTTGTTAAAGGAAAAACAATTTAGCAATATAACTGGAATGGATGTGTCTTACCAAGAATTAACAAAATGTAAAGACAGATTACATTGGGACGAAATGGCACCAAGACAAAAAGAACGAATCAATCTGTTTCAAGGTGCTTTAACCTATAAAGACAAACGATTGGAGGGATTTGATGCAGCAGCAATTGTAGAAGTAATTGAACACCTTGATGAGAATAGGTTAACATCTTTTGAACGAGTTGTATTTGAATGTGCTAAACCCAAAACAGTTGTTTTAACAACACCGAACGGTGAATACAACGTACTTTTTGAAAATATGGAAGCTGATACAATGCGACATACAGACCATAGATTTGAATGGTCAAGAACAGAATTTGAAACTTGGGCAAAAAAAGTAGCTGAAACTAATAATTATAATGTGCAATTCTTACCTATTGGCGAGGAAGACAAAAAAGTAGGAGCACCTTCACAAATGGCAATTTTTGAATATGGAAATTAA